One Candidatus Kaelpia imicola genomic region harbors:
- a CDS encoding DUF5989 family protein, which yields MKKLKKVTSKFKIVGELFSFLWANKLWWMTPIVVIFLLLGLFIWLAQSSAVVPFIYALF from the coding sequence ATGAAAAAACTTAAAAAAGTAACTTCTAAATTCAAAATAGTTGGCGAGCTTTTCTCTTTTCTCTGGGCAAATAAGCTCTGGTGGATGACTCCAATTGTAGTAATATTTTTATTGCTCGGGTTGTTTATCTGGTTGGCACAATCATCGGCTGTAGTTCCTTTCATATATGCTCTTTTTTAA
- a CDS encoding sulfide/dihydroorotate dehydrogenase-like FAD/NAD-binding protein, translating into MKILAKEVLSDFEGARITRIEVKAVDLAQKALAGNFVILMVKEEGERIPLTIVSADRECGTITLIFQEIGFSTKLLGKLKVSDSLYSIMGPLGHATEIKNYGSVVLVAGGVGIAEIYPVAKTLKEAGNKIKVIMGARTKELLILENELKEVSDELFVTTDDGSYGIKGFTTNVLKEILDKERIDIIYAVGPIPMMEEVADLTRGYGVKTLVSLNSLMVDASGMCGCCRVNINGETKFACVDGPEFDAHSVDWDTLKKRNSVYVDKERHICNLNKL; encoded by the coding sequence ATGAAGATATTAGCTAAAGAGGTATTATCGGATTTTGAAGGTGCACGTATTACGCGTATTGAAGTCAAGGCGGTTGATTTAGCTCAGAAAGCTTTGGCCGGAAACTTTGTTATTTTGATGGTCAAGGAAGAGGGTGAGAGAATACCTCTAACTATTGTAAGTGCTGATAGAGAGTGCGGTACTATTACACTTATATTCCAGGAGATAGGATTCTCGACCAAGCTGCTTGGTAAGCTCAAAGTAAGCGACTCTTTATATTCTATAATGGGTCCTTTAGGTCATGCGACTGAGATCAAAAATTACGGTTCCGTTGTATTGGTTGCAGGAGGGGTTGGAATTGCTGAGATTTATCCGGTTGCAAAAACACTTAAAGAGGCAGGAAATAAGATTAAGGTGATCATGGGTGCTCGTACTAAAGAGTTACTTATATTGGAAAACGAGCTTAAAGAGGTATCAGATGAACTTTTTGTAACTACTGATGATGGAAGTTATGGTATTAAAGGTTTTACAACAAACGTGCTTAAAGAGATTTTAGATAAAGAGAGAATTGATATAATTTATGCAGTGGGTCCTATTCCAATGATGGAGGAGGTAGCGGATCTTACAAGGGGTTATGGAGTTAAGACCTTGGTGTCGTTGAACTCTTTAATGGTGGATGCGTCTGGTATGTGCGGGTGTTGCCGGGTAAATATAAATGGAGAGACAAAGTTTGCCTGTGTGGACGGCCCTGAATTTGATGCTCATAGTGTTGATTGGGATACCTTAAAGAAAAGGAATAGTGTTTACGTGGATAAAGAGAGACATATCTGTAACTTAAATAAATTATGA